In the genome of Candidatus Poribacteria bacterium, the window TATGTCTGATAGACCAAACCGCAGGACTCTAATAGATACGTCTCTTCTACTGCTATAATGGGGAGATATTGGAAGAAATAGGCGATAATCAGTACCGCGACAAGCCAATAGACGTTTGCGACAAGGCAGACCCCGAGACTCAGCAGAAAATTGCCGAGATAGAGTGGGTTCCGCACGTAACTATAGGGCCCCGTTGTGACGAGGTCGCGTGCGGCACCGAGCGTTCTCGCACGCGTGGATGCGCCTGCATATCCAACAGCCCACCCCCGAAGTAACTCGCCTACAACAATGAACGGCACCCCCATAACGACTGACTGCCATGCGGGTTCTGCGAAATAGAGCAGCGCAATGATGAACGGGATCGGAGTGAAACTGCGGATTTTAAAAAAAATGTTGCCAATTCTTGAGGCGTGCATGTTTTCTGCCATTTGGACACAACAAAGCGGCATTTTCCATATTTTAAACCCCCGCAATCCCCCTTATCAGGGGGACTTTAAGAGGAAACGCGCAAGTTCTATTTATTTCGGTGTACGCCAGATCAGGATGCTTCCGACGGCAGCATACAGGATGTTCGCCCCCCAACAGGCAAGAAATGGATGGAGTTTGCCGTTTTCACTTAACCCTTCAAGCGTAGCGAAGGAAAGTGCCCAATAGATGAAAGAGAGGAAAAAAGCGATGACCAATCCAGCAAAAAACCCTGCTCTACCAAAACGGATGGCAATTGGCGCGCCGAGCATCACAACGACAACAGCCGCGAACGGGTAAGCCGTCTTATGATACAACTTCACCTGTTCCTTGCGTGAAATCTGACCTGCC includes:
- a CDS encoding isoprenylcysteine carboxylmethyltransferase family protein, coding for MAENMHASRIGNIFFKIRSFTPIPFIIALLYFAEPAWQSVVMGVPFIVVGELLRGWAVGYAGASTRARTLGAARDLVTTGPYSYVRNPLYLGNFLLSLGVCLVANVYWLVAVLIIAYFFQYLPIIAVEETYLLESCGLVYQTYREQVPRFIPQFRSYPDPSTHDFSFTRAIKSEKRTLTAIGCVIGLIFARQAIGIL